In a genomic window of Deinococcus metalli:
- a CDS encoding DUF4032 domain-containing protein, giving the protein MSSLHHRTAARHEVERARFMSDIRDMVAVLRRQPNELLPFDWVRHLAPEGEHQRGLQTIPVDHIIGSVDRYREFDRHYLPKEPHLDERWIGVRSAQMEGKELPPIQVYKVGELYFVKDGNHRVSVARRQGQKYIDAYVIELNVTVPPDEDDTLKDLIIKGEYAQFLKATNLDRIMPEHREILFTTPGRYEKLLEHIRTREYYLNQKRAAEGREPVTWEEAVESWYCRLYLRIVENIDLHHVMFRFPGRTEADLYLWIMDHRYFLTQKYGHDVGSEEATKDFGEHYAPPLYKRALQRVQLLLTGSLDPAL; this is encoded by the coding sequence ATGTCCTCACTTCACCACCGCACCGCAGCAAGGCATGAAGTGGAACGCGCCCGCTTCATGAGCGACATCCGTGACATGGTCGCCGTGCTGCGCCGCCAACCGAACGAACTGCTGCCCTTCGACTGGGTCCGGCATCTCGCCCCCGAAGGCGAGCACCAGCGGGGGCTCCAGACGATTCCCGTGGATCACATCATCGGCAGCGTTGACCGCTACCGTGAATTCGACCGTCACTACCTGCCCAAAGAACCCCACCTCGACGAACGCTGGATCGGCGTGCGCAGCGCCCAGATGGAAGGCAAGGAACTGCCGCCCATTCAGGTCTACAAGGTCGGTGAGCTGTACTTTGTCAAGGACGGCAACCACCGCGTGTCGGTCGCCCGGCGCCAGGGTCAGAAGTACATCGACGCGTACGTCATCGAACTGAACGTCACCGTGCCCCCGGACGAGGACGACACGCTCAAGGACCTGATCATCAAGGGCGAGTACGCGCAGTTCCTGAAGGCCACCAACCTCGACCGGATCATGCCGGAGCACCGCGAGATCCTGTTCACCACGCCCGGCCGCTACGAGAAGCTGCTGGAGCACATCCGCACCCGCGAGTACTACCTCAACCAGAAACGCGCCGCCGAGGGCCGGGAGCCCGTGACGTGGGAGGAAGCGGTGGAGAGCTGGTACTGCCGGCTGTACCTGCGGATCGTGGAGAACATCGACCTGCACCACGTGATGTTCCGCTTCCCCGGCCGCACCGAGGCCGACCTGTACCTGTGGATCATGGACCACCGCTACTTCCTGACCCAGAAGTACGGCCACGACGTCGGCAGCGAGGAAGCCACCAAGGACTTCGGCGAGCACTACGCGCCGCCCCTGTACAAGCGTGCCCTCCAGCGCGTGCAGTTGCTGCTCACCGGCAGCCTCGATCCCGCCCTGTAA
- a CDS encoding sulfite oxidase-like oxidoreductase, which produces MLGNFFKKPADDMDGRIPPGQTLTTRFPVLTYGPTQHYRPEDTVIRITGLAREQTFTWADLLALPQTTLTYDIHCVTHWSKLDTTWTGVRVTDLMEHLQLDPAATHVMQHSVGGYTTNLSLEDFTRPENLLAHTFNGEPLDAEHGGPLRLVVPHLYFWKSAKWLTGLEFMAADKPGFWEVNGYHMRGDPFKEQRYDDDP; this is translated from the coding sequence ATGCTCGGGAACTTCTTCAAGAAACCGGCCGACGATATGGACGGCCGCATTCCGCCCGGCCAGACGCTCACCACCCGCTTTCCGGTCCTGACCTACGGCCCCACGCAGCACTACCGCCCCGAAGATACCGTGATCCGTATCACGGGCCTGGCGCGCGAGCAGACCTTCACGTGGGCCGACCTGCTGGCGCTGCCGCAGACCACGCTGACGTACGACATCCACTGTGTGACGCACTGGAGCAAGCTGGACACCACTTGGACCGGCGTGCGCGTGACCGACCTGATGGAGCACCTGCAGCTCGACCCGGCGGCCACGCACGTGATGCAGCACTCGGTCGGGGGGTACACCACCAACCTGAGCCTGGAGGATTTCACCCGGCCGGAGAACCTGCTGGCGCACACCTTCAACGGCGAGCCGCTGGACGCCGAGCACGGCGGGCCGCTGCGGCTGGTCGTGCCGCACCTGTACTTCTGGAAGAGCGCCAAGTGGCTGACCGGCCTGGAATTCATGGCCGCCGACAAGCCCGGCTTCTGGGAGGTCAACGGCTACCACATGCGCGGCGATCCCTTCAAGGAGCAGCGCTACGACGACGACCCGTAA
- a CDS encoding mismatch-specific DNA-glycosylase: MPDVLEPGLTVVLVGTAPSRISAAARAYYANPTNKFWWVLHEVGLTPRQLEPREYPLLPGFGIGLTDVAKRHSGVDAALPSGAWRPLELRAKVARYAPRLVAFTSKRGASEVLGVATGRLPYGPQPEPLEGAEVWVLPSTSPLGHTHFQLEPWRALAARVATLRAAG, translated from the coding sequence GTGCCGGACGTGCTGGAGCCCGGCCTGACCGTGGTGCTCGTGGGCACCGCGCCCAGCCGCATCAGCGCGGCGGCGCGGGCGTACTACGCCAACCCCACCAACAAGTTCTGGTGGGTGCTGCACGAGGTCGGCCTGACGCCCCGGCAGCTCGAACCGCGCGAGTACCCGCTGCTGCCGGGCTTCGGCATCGGCCTGACGGACGTGGCCAAGCGGCACAGCGGCGTGGACGCGGCGCTACCGTCCGGAGCATGGCGGCCCCTGGAACTGCGCGCCAAGGTCGCCCGCTACGCTCCCCGGCTGGTGGCCTTCACCAGCAAGCGCGGCGCGTCAGAGGTGCTGGGCGTGGCCACCGGCCGCCTGCCGTACGGCCCGCAGCCGGAGCCGCTGGAGGGCGCGGAGGTGTGGGTGCTGCCCAGCACCAGCCCGCTGGGGCACACGCACTTCCAGCTGGAGCCGTGGCGGGCGCTGGCAGCGCGTGTGGCGACCCTGCGCGCCGCGGGCTAG
- a CDS encoding HSP90 family protein, translating to MTHAFAVDLGGLIDLLSEHLYAGPEVYVRELMQNGVDAIRARQDAGGAPFDPELAFAVQDDTLTFTDNGVGLTPDDIHAFLATIGRSSKRGSVEFIGQFGIGLLSCFLVSERIEVVSRSASGTPPLRWVGSADGSYTLEDGPADTPVGTRVILRARADRAQYLLPDRVASWAGAFGALLPYPVVVSEPGRRTVVNVGGAPWLDHAAGEDARRAAVLAYGEALLGTAPLDFVDIHTEAGDVRGVAFVLPWTPTLDARGQHRVYVRHMLLSEEETQLVPKWAFFVKAVLDAGALRPNAARDALRDDPTLHAARAEIAQTLRRWLVGLSERAPARLRELIALHYLSIKALAAEDDAFLELFLPWLPFESSAGRLTLPEVLAHAGSAEVRYVADLNLYRQAAQLAAPGGPPVIHAVYTYDATLLERYGALHPEVRVSRLDAGDLVQELTPLTPAERQGAATLLAAARDTLVPLDADARLSRFEPAALCALAFPRAGRDLHRTRETVGSGGLWGDLLGDLQAGADYATEVHFNLNHPLLERAARLPDGPLLRRVIGMLYVQALLLGHHPLTARELGLLNGGLLDLIGAALGGPDTAPASAAHLN from the coding sequence ATGACGCACGCCTTCGCCGTGGACCTGGGCGGCCTGATCGACCTGCTCAGCGAGCACCTGTACGCCGGACCCGAGGTGTACGTGCGCGAGCTGATGCAAAACGGCGTGGACGCCATACGGGCACGCCAGGACGCGGGCGGCGCCCCCTTTGACCCGGAACTGGCGTTCGCGGTGCAGGACGACACGCTGACCTTCACAGACAACGGCGTGGGCCTCACGCCGGACGACATCCATGCCTTCCTGGCGACCATCGGGCGCTCGTCCAAGCGCGGCAGCGTGGAGTTCATCGGGCAGTTCGGGATCGGCCTGCTGTCGTGCTTCCTGGTCAGCGAGCGCATCGAGGTCGTGTCGCGCTCGGCGAGCGGCACGCCGCCCCTGCGCTGGGTGGGCTCGGCGGACGGCTCGTACACGCTGGAGGACGGACCCGCCGACACTCCCGTCGGCACGCGCGTGATCCTGCGGGCCCGCGCGGACCGCGCGCAGTACCTGCTGCCGGACCGCGTGGCGTCGTGGGCGGGCGCGTTCGGGGCGCTGCTGCCCTACCCGGTCGTGGTGAGCGAGCCGGGCCGGCGCACGGTGGTCAACGTCGGTGGCGCGCCGTGGCTGGACCACGCCGCGGGCGAGGACGCCCGGCGCGCGGCGGTGCTCGCGTACGGCGAGGCGCTGCTGGGCACGGCCCCGCTGGACTTCGTCGACATCCACACCGAGGCCGGCGACGTGCGCGGCGTGGCCTTCGTCCTGCCGTGGACGCCCACGCTGGACGCCCGCGGACAGCACCGCGTGTACGTGCGCCACATGCTGCTCTCCGAGGAGGAGACGCAGCTCGTGCCGAAGTGGGCGTTCTTCGTGAAGGCCGTGCTGGACGCCGGCGCCCTGCGCCCGAACGCGGCGCGCGACGCCCTGCGCGACGACCCGACCCTGCACGCCGCCCGCGCCGAGATCGCGCAGACGCTGCGGCGCTGGCTGGTGGGGCTGTCGGAGCGTGCTCCGGCCCGGCTGCGGGAACTCATCGCGCTGCACTACCTGAGCATCAAGGCGCTGGCCGCCGAGGACGACGCCTTTCTGGAGCTGTTCCTGCCGTGGCTGCCCTTCGAGTCCAGCGCCGGGCGCCTGACGTTGCCCGAGGTGCTGGCCCACGCCGGGAGCGCCGAGGTGCGCTACGTCGCGGACCTGAACCTGTACCGGCAGGCGGCGCAGCTGGCCGCGCCGGGCGGGCCGCCCGTCATCCACGCCGTGTACACCTACGACGCCACGCTGCTGGAACGCTACGGCGCGCTGCACCCGGAGGTGCGCGTGTCGCGCCTGGACGCCGGCGACCTCGTGCAGGAGCTGACGCCGCTGACCCCGGCCGAGCGGCAGGGAGCGGCCACGCTGCTCGCCGCCGCCCGCGACACGCTGGTGCCCCTGGACGCCGACGCGCGCCTGAGCCGCTTCGAGCCGGCCGCGCTGTGCGCCCTGGCCTTCCCGCGCGCGGGCCGGGACCTGCACCGCACGCGCGAGACCGTGGGCAGCGGCGGCCTGTGGGGCGACCTGCTGGGCGACCTCCAGGCCGGCGCCGACTACGCCACCGAGGTGCACTTCAACCTCAACCACCCGCTGCTGGAGCGCGCCGCGAGGCTGCCGGACGGGCCACTGCTGCGCCGGGTGATCGGCATGCTGTACGTGCAGGCGCTGCTGCTGGGGCACCACCCGCTGACGGCGCGCGAACTGGGCCTGCTGAACGGCGGGCTGCTCGACCTGATCGGCGCGGCGCTGGGCGGCCCGGACACCGCCCCCGCCTCGGCCGCCCACCTGAACTGA
- a CDS encoding alpha/beta hydrolase, producing MPAARRRVAPFLAALGLALGCAAGADEPDLTATDAVQAALTQTTTPRLPPTPTDSALARVPAVRVQRVGESVPGTPAEYNVSITVRYGPAQPRAVLLLMPGYLGGAGSFDRLARQLVALDPQLAVWAVDRRSNALEPQADLARATPADLARIARDGLPVRTADSVAFMREWGLDVTLRDWRVAVREARRVTPNVFLGGHSLGASLSGLYAAYDFSGYVGATDLRGLVMLDGLPGVLADRPFTPDQYQQGGLNALGPLPGLTQLGRQPYVDSAIFGPKLAAQADAQARLAAAHPDAPAPAGALTRYPATNLAAALVQLEDRYALLPFLTLHTGHPTNAVEAPSLAALALGGRDSHWLLGPQDLGRPVGWQDDPAAPTDGVDFVRRYWTPLADYSEWYFPTRLTLDVAAARRGTRGTPFETTLPVWHAASLALPILGIAAQDGVTREADYREYAAGTRATLTTHTVPGATHLDIVAARSDQVARWILAWMAPLRR from the coding sequence ATGCCTGCCGCCCGGCGCCGTGTCGCCCCCTTCCTCGCCGCCCTGGGGCTCGCGCTGGGATGCGCCGCGGGAGCAGACGAACCCGACCTCACCGCGACCGACGCCGTCCAGGCAGCGCTGACGCAGACCACCACGCCCCGGCTGCCTCCCACCCCGACCGACTCTGCCCTGGCGCGGGTGCCCGCCGTGCGCGTTCAGCGGGTGGGCGAGAGCGTGCCCGGCACGCCCGCCGAGTACAACGTGAGTATCACCGTGCGCTACGGCCCGGCCCAGCCGCGCGCCGTGCTGCTGCTGATGCCGGGGTACCTGGGCGGCGCGGGCAGCTTCGACCGGCTGGCCCGGCAGCTCGTGGCGCTCGACCCGCAGCTCGCTGTGTGGGCGGTCGACCGGCGCAGCAACGCCCTGGAACCCCAGGCGGACCTCGCCCGCGCGACGCCGGCGGACCTCGCCCGGATCGCCCGTGACGGCCTGCCGGTGCGGACGGCGGACAGCGTGGCGTTCATGCGCGAGTGGGGCCTGGACGTCACGCTGCGCGACTGGCGCGTGGCCGTGCGCGAGGCCCGGCGCGTGACGCCCAACGTGTTCCTGGGCGGGCACTCGCTGGGCGCCAGCCTGAGCGGCCTGTACGCCGCGTACGACTTTTCCGGGTACGTGGGCGCCACGGACCTGCGCGGCCTGGTCATGCTGGACGGCCTGCCGGGTGTCCTCGCGGACCGCCCCTTCACCCCCGACCAGTACCAGCAGGGCGGCCTGAACGCCCTGGGTCCGCTGCCCGGTCTGACGCAACTGGGCCGGCAGCCCTACGTGGACTCCGCGATCTTCGGCCCGAAACTCGCCGCCCAGGCAGACGCGCAGGCGCGACTCGCGGCCGCCCATCCCGACGCCCCCGCACCGGCCGGCGCCCTGACGCGCTATCCCGCCACGAACCTCGCTGCGGCGCTGGTGCAGCTCGAAGACCGCTACGCGCTGCTGCCCTTCCTGACCCTCCATACCGGCCACCCCACCAACGCTGTCGAGGCGCCCAGCCTCGCGGCCCTCGCCCTAGGCGGCCGCGACAGCCACTGGCTGCTCGGGCCGCAGGACCTGGGCCGCCCGGTCGGCTGGCAGGACGACCCGGCCGCCCCCACCGACGGCGTGGATTTCGTGCGCCGGTACTGGACGCCCCTGGCCGACTATTCGGAGTGGTACTTTCCCACCCGCCTGACGCTGGACGTGGCCGCCGCCCGGCGCGGCACGCGCGGCACGCCCTTCGAGACGACCCTGCCGGTGTGGCACGCGGCGTCGCTGGCCCTGCCCATCCTGGGCATCGCCGCGCAGGACGGCGTGACCCGTGAAGCCGACTACCGCGAGTACGCGGCGGGCACGCGCGCCACCCTGACCACCCACACCGTGCCCGGCGCGACCCACCTGGACATCGTCGCCGCGCGCAGCGACCAGGTGGCCCGCTGGATCCTTGCATGGATGGCCCCGCTGCGGAGGTGA
- a CDS encoding potassium/proton antiporter produces MSRRRSSPTPKETIPLNTGLILLVGGGLLLLSLLASKVGGRLGLPGLLLFVIIGMLAGTDGLGGIAFENYEITQFVGIVALAFILFTGGLETSWRTTRPVLWTGISLATLGVVLTTGLVGVAAHYLFGLPWVVAFLLGAIVAPTDASAVFSVLKERALGLKGHIRPVLEFESGINDPTAVVLVIGLTEIATHPDTPLLSVLGEFATEMVLGGVFGIVLGRLAVRLINRINLPLDGLYSVLTVAIVAAIYGVTSAVHGSGLLAIYIAGVVLGNSEFVHKRSLRHFHEGLTYLLEVGMFLLLGLLVFPRQLPEVAVPALLLAAVLVLIARPAAVFVSLLATRMPAAHKAMIAWVGLRGAVPVVLATFPLLAGVPGASLLFNVAFFLVLVSILVQGTSLPFVARWLKVNAPLSAHTVMPLEYTPTGAGKNDLIEVTVPTASGVVGTRIMDLGLPPDALIVLIYREQQYVIPRGTTPLHAGDVLQILAARPAAEMVQARVNASGPLPSGSS; encoded by the coding sequence ATATCACGGCGCCGGTCCTCACCCACACCGAAGGAGACGATTCCCCTGAACACCGGACTGATACTGCTCGTGGGCGGCGGTCTCCTGCTGCTCAGTCTGCTGGCCAGCAAGGTCGGCGGCCGCCTCGGTCTGCCCGGCCTGCTGCTCTTCGTCATCATCGGCATGCTGGCCGGTACGGACGGCCTCGGCGGCATCGCCTTCGAGAATTACGAGATCACGCAGTTCGTCGGCATCGTGGCCCTCGCGTTCATCCTCTTCACGGGCGGTCTGGAGACGTCGTGGCGGACCACCCGGCCCGTGCTGTGGACCGGCATCTCCCTGGCGACCCTCGGGGTCGTCCTGACCACCGGACTCGTCGGCGTGGCCGCCCACTACCTCTTCGGCCTGCCCTGGGTCGTCGCCTTCCTGCTGGGCGCCATCGTGGCCCCGACGGATGCCAGCGCCGTGTTCTCCGTGCTCAAGGAGCGGGCGCTGGGCCTCAAGGGCCACATCCGCCCCGTGCTGGAATTCGAGTCCGGCATCAACGATCCGACCGCCGTGGTGCTGGTGATCGGCCTTACCGAGATCGCCACGCACCCGGACACGCCCCTGCTGTCCGTCCTGGGCGAGTTCGCGACCGAGATGGTACTCGGCGGCGTGTTCGGCATTGTGCTCGGACGACTCGCCGTGCGGCTGATCAACCGCATCAACCTCCCGCTGGACGGTCTGTACTCGGTCCTGACCGTCGCCATCGTGGCGGCCATCTACGGCGTCACGTCGGCCGTGCACGGCAGCGGCCTGCTGGCGATCTACATCGCAGGCGTCGTGCTGGGCAACAGCGAGTTCGTCCACAAGCGCTCGCTCCGGCATTTCCACGAGGGCCTGACCTACCTGCTGGAAGTGGGCATGTTCCTGCTGCTGGGCCTGCTCGTGTTTCCCCGCCAGCTTCCCGAGGTCGCCGTCCCGGCCCTGCTGCTTGCCGCAGTTCTGGTGCTCATCGCGCGTCCTGCCGCGGTCTTCGTGAGCCTGCTCGCCACGCGGATGCCCGCCGCGCACAAGGCCATGATCGCGTGGGTGGGTCTGCGGGGGGCGGTGCCGGTGGTGCTCGCCACGTTTCCCCTGCTGGCCGGCGTTCCCGGGGCGTCCCTGCTGTTCAACGTGGCGTTCTTCCTAGTGCTGGTGTCCATCCTCGTCCAGGGCACGTCGCTGCCCTTCGTGGCCCGCTGGCTGAAGGTGAACGCCCCGCTGAGCGCCCACACCGTGATGCCGCTCGAGTACACGCCGACCGGTGCCGGGAAGAACGACCTGATCGAGGTGACGGTGCCGACCGCGTCGGGGGTGGTCGGGACGCGGATCATGGACCTGGGCCTGCCGCCCGACGCGCTGATCGTCCTGATCTACCGCGAGCAGCAGTACGTCATCCCCCGCGGAACGACGCCCCTGCACGCCGGCGACGTGCTACAGATCCTGGCCGCCCGTCCCGCCGCGGAGATGGTGCAGGCCCGCGTGAACGCCTCCGGCCCATTGCCGTCCGGAAGCAGCTAG
- a CDS encoding putative bifunctional diguanylate cyclase/phosphodiesterase — protein MTGTRPQAEERRPGSPRPTHDVTAAAFDITAALIVVLDRAGRILRFNAACERMTGYREADVTGQVLWPLVLDAPEVARATAVYAAMTPGQPTSRYDNYWLNTQGEQRHIAWATTHLLDADGEIELVVATGVDVTEERRSRLEQQESELRFRALFERSGDGVVLIDPHDPGTPWRIVDCNAAFARMNGYGRHELIGQSIDVLHEDDLMAREGAVQLQWLRDRGEEAHGEGTHRRRDGTVFSIESSSSVITLSGHELVLGIDRDVTERKRTERELRLLNDRLAHDAHHDALTGLPNRLLLLSRLNQERSRALENGTQLAVMFVDLDHFKRVNDSLGHAAGDDLLREVARRLAGVMRPGDTVARVGGDEFVAVLPDLSGAHHAARIARRVRETVLTPIFVGGQAVTIQCSVGISLFPQDAVTAEDLLKRADLAVYEIKKAGKDAVRFFGADMDAAAGARLHMETRLRAAILEESLTLHYQPQVDALSGHLMGLEALARWTDVELGVVSPSEFIPVAEETGLIVPLGAWALDEACRQAAEWNLRVPVAVNVSPSQLMRAEFPETVQATLRRHGLLPQLLKLEVTERLPVRDPVLAAEQLRRLRALGVQLSLDDFGAVQSAVASLMTLPLQEVKLDRGLLAGVTEDPASWQVLRALLALARGLKIPVIVEGVETEAQLAALRSLGFRTVQGYLMGRPERPDEITQRLRNVGHTVSPG, from the coding sequence ATGACCGGGACGCGACCACAGGCGGAGGAGAGGAGGCCCGGGTCGCCGCGTCCCACCCATGACGTCACGGCCGCTGCGTTCGACATCACCGCGGCCCTCATCGTGGTGCTCGACCGGGCCGGGCGGATTCTGCGGTTCAATGCCGCGTGCGAACGCATGACCGGGTACCGGGAAGCGGACGTGACCGGCCAGGTGCTGTGGCCACTGGTGCTGGACGCCCCCGAGGTGGCCCGGGCGACGGCCGTGTACGCCGCCATGACGCCCGGCCAGCCGACGAGCCGGTACGACAACTACTGGTTGAACACGCAGGGCGAACAGCGGCACATCGCGTGGGCGACGACCCACCTGCTCGATGCGGACGGCGAGATCGAGCTGGTCGTGGCCACCGGTGTGGACGTGACCGAGGAGCGCCGCAGTCGTCTGGAACAACAGGAGAGTGAGCTGCGGTTCCGGGCGCTGTTCGAGCGGTCCGGGGACGGTGTCGTGCTGATCGATCCTCACGATCCGGGCACGCCGTGGCGGATCGTGGACTGCAACGCGGCGTTCGCGCGGATGAACGGGTACGGGCGCCACGAACTGATCGGGCAGTCCATCGACGTGCTGCACGAGGACGACCTGATGGCCCGCGAGGGCGCCGTCCAGTTGCAGTGGCTGCGCGACCGAGGTGAGGAAGCGCACGGCGAGGGCACGCACCGCCGCCGGGACGGCACCGTGTTTTCCATCGAGAGCAGTTCGAGCGTGATCACCCTGAGCGGGCACGAGCTGGTGCTGGGCATCGACCGGGACGTCACCGAGCGCAAACGCACCGAGCGGGAGCTGCGGCTGCTGAACGACCGGCTCGCACATGATGCCCACCATGACGCCCTGACCGGGCTGCCCAACCGGCTGCTGCTGCTGAGCCGGTTGAACCAGGAACGAAGCCGCGCCCTGGAGAACGGGACGCAGCTGGCCGTCATGTTCGTGGACCTAGACCACTTCAAACGTGTGAACGACTCGCTTGGGCACGCGGCGGGCGACGACCTGCTGCGGGAAGTGGCGCGGCGCCTGGCGGGAGTCATGCGGCCCGGAGACACGGTGGCCCGGGTCGGCGGGGACGAGTTTGTGGCGGTCCTGCCGGACCTGAGCGGCGCGCACCATGCCGCGCGCATTGCCCGGCGCGTGAGGGAGACCGTCCTGACCCCCATCTTTGTGGGTGGCCAGGCCGTGACGATCCAGTGCAGTGTCGGGATCAGTCTGTTTCCGCAGGACGCCGTGACCGCCGAGGATCTGCTGAAGCGCGCCGACCTCGCCGTGTACGAGATCAAGAAGGCGGGCAAGGATGCCGTCCGGTTTTTTGGGGCCGATATGGACGCCGCGGCCGGCGCGCGGCTGCATATGGAGACGCGGCTGCGCGCGGCCATCCTGGAGGAGAGCCTCACCCTGCATTACCAGCCGCAGGTGGACGCCCTGAGCGGGCACCTGATGGGACTGGAGGCCCTGGCCCGCTGGACGGACGTGGAACTGGGCGTGGTCAGTCCCTCCGAATTCATACCGGTGGCCGAGGAGACGGGTCTGATCGTGCCGCTGGGCGCGTGGGCGCTCGACGAGGCGTGCCGGCAGGCGGCCGAGTGGAATCTGCGCGTGCCGGTGGCGGTCAACGTGTCCCCGAGTCAGCTGATGCGGGCAGAGTTCCCGGAGACCGTGCAGGCCACGCTGCGCCGGCACGGTCTGCTGCCGCAGCTCCTGAAGCTTGAGGTCACCGAGCGCCTTCCTGTCCGGGACCCCGTGTTGGCGGCCGAGCAGCTCCGGCGACTGCGGGCGCTGGGCGTGCAGCTGTCGCTCGATGACTTCGGGGCCGTGCAGTCGGCGGTCGCGTCCCTGATGACCTTGCCCCTGCAGGAGGTCAAGCTCGACCGGGGCCTCCTGGCCGGCGTCACGGAGGACCCGGCGTCGTGGCAGGTGCTGAGAGCGCTGCTTGCCCTGGCCAGGGGATTGAAGATCCCGGTGATTGTCGAGGGGGTGGAAACCGAGGCGCAACTGGCCGCCCTGCGGTCCCTCGGCTTCCGCACGGTCCAGGGCTACCTGATGGGTCGCCCGGAGCGGCCCGACGAAATCACGCAGCGCCTCCGCAATGTCGGGCACACGGTCTCGCCGGGCTGA
- a CDS encoding N-acetylmannosamine-6-phosphate 2-epimerase: MPAPVLDTLRGGLVVSCQANPGSPLRDPFIIGQLALAAVMGGARGVRIQGFADVEAVRAVTDVPIIGLTKTDRDDTDVYITPTAAEGVRLAELGAQIVALDATRRPRPEPLAEMIGTIHAAGAQVMADISTLDEALAAMDAGADIVGTTLSGYTPYSRPGPDPDWTLLDELRVAGVPFVAEGRLNTPADAARALTAGAAFVVVGSAITRPDVVTGWFARAVQDATQSS; the protein is encoded by the coding sequence ATGCCTGCACCCGTTCTCGACACGCTGCGCGGGGGGCTGGTGGTGTCCTGCCAGGCCAACCCCGGCAGTCCCCTGCGCGATCCATTTATCATCGGCCAGCTGGCCCTGGCGGCTGTCATGGGCGGCGCGCGGGGCGTCCGCATCCAGGGGTTCGCGGACGTGGAGGCCGTCCGGGCGGTGACGGACGTCCCCATCATCGGCCTGACGAAGACCGACCGGGACGACACGGACGTGTACATCACGCCCACGGCGGCCGAGGGCGTGCGGCTGGCCGAGCTGGGCGCGCAGATCGTCGCGCTGGACGCCACCCGTCGGCCGCGGCCGGAACCGCTGGCGGAGATGATCGGGACGATCCACGCGGCCGGCGCGCAGGTGATGGCCGACATCAGTACGCTGGATGAGGCCCTGGCCGCCATGGACGCCGGAGCGGACATTGTGGGCACCACCCTGAGCGGCTACACGCCCTACAGCCGCCCTGGCCCGGACCCCGACTGGACGCTGCTGGACGAGTTGCGTGTGGCCGGTGTGCCCTTCGTCGCCGAGGGCCGCCTGAACACCCCCGCCGACGCGGCGCGGGCCCTGACAGCCGGCGCGGCCTTCGTGGTGGTGGGCAGCGCCATCACCCGGCCAGACGTGGTGACCGGGTGGTTCGCGCGGGCCGTGCAGGACGCCACGCAGTCTTCCTGA